A stretch of Cryptococcus neoformans var. neoformans JEC21 chromosome 10 sequence DNA encodes these proteins:
- a CDS encoding lactonohydrolase, putative: MATNLDSRATTTSREMSVNTAGLQERGMEGKTLPAPLGSPVKYIPSAKVFSWKSKLVYVGFTMGALATLAYTASHILPSSSVAQASHLNTFKRRSPPSEPPKNAQVINPKDFAVLTTVLPSYEFNGSSLFVPPGTTEESLKAKPFHIYDYSFYDVIGPDPTLTLIADSGSDPLFHEAVVWYKEQDEVFFVQNAGAKSAGTGLNKSAVVEKISLAQAAAVQKGERNQTEVIVVNSTVEVVNPNGGTAYRGKIVFAGEGQGANVPPAFYMLDPKEPYPTTVILNNFFGRQFNSLNDVSVNPRNKELYFTDVIYGYLQDFRPPPGLPNQIYRFNMDTGVVRVVADGLNMPNGLTFSPDGRHAYVSDTGIFSGFWGTNYTYPATIYRWDVQDDGSWENQKVFAYVHVGAADGLHTDSKGNVYAGVGDGVHVFSPDGLLIGKIYLGETSANFNFAGHGRMVICAETHLYYVTLGASGWDPEA; the protein is encoded by the exons ATGGCTACGAATCTCGATTCTCGCGCTACCACCACCTCAAGAGAGATGTCTGTCAATACAGCCGGCTTGCAAGAAAGGGGGATGGAGGGCAAAACCTTACCTGCACCCTTGGGTAGCCCTGTCAAGTATATTCCCAGTGCCAAGGTATTCTCCTGGAAGTCGAAGCTCGTATATGTGGGCTTCACTATGGGAGCCCTGGCTACTCTGGCTTATACCGCTTCACACATcttaccttcttcttctgtcgcGCAGGCTTCTCATCTCAACACTTTCAAACGCCGTAGTCCCCCCAGTGAGCCTCCTAAGAACGCTCAAGTGATTAATCCCAAGGACTTCGCTGTTCTCACTACCGTATTGCCTAGTTACGAATTCAACGGAAGCTCT CTGTTTGTTCCTCCAGGAACCACCGAAGAATCTCTCAAAGCCAAGCCCTTCCACATTTACGACTACTCTTTTTACGATGTCATTGGACCAGACCCTACTCTCACTCTAATTGCGGATAGCGGTTCCGACCCTCTCTTCCACGAAGCTGTTGTTTG GTATAAAGAACAAGACGAGGTGTTCTTTGTACAGAATGCAGGTGCTAAAAGCGCTGGGACCGGCCTAAACAAGTCAGCCGTGGTGGAGAAAATTTCTCTCGCCcaggcagcagcagtgCAAAAGGGTGAAAGAAACCAGACGGAAGTAATTGTTGTCAACAGCACCGTTGAGGTCGTCAACCCTAACG GCGGCACTGCCTACCGCGGGAAAATTGTCTTCGCTGGAGAGGGACAGGGTGCAAACGTGCCTCCTGCATTTTACATGCTTGATCCTAAAGAACCTTACCCTACCACTG TCATCCTCAATAATTTCTTTGGTCGTCAATTCAACTCTCTCAACGACGTCTCTGTCAACCCTCGCAACAAGGAGCTCTATTTCACCGATGTCATCTACGGCTATCTGCAAGATTTCAGGCCTCCCCCTGGGCTTCCTAACCAGATCTACAGGTTCAACATGGATACTGGCGTCGTTCGGGTGGTTGCAGATGGGCTCAACATGCCTAATG GTCTCACTTTTTCCCCCGACGGACGGCATGCATACGTCTCTGACACGGGCATCTTCTCT GGGTTCTGGGGTACGAACTACACCTATCCAGCCACCAT CTACCGATGGGATGTACAAGACGATGGTAGCTGGGAGAACCAGAAGGTCTTTGCCTATGTCCACGTTGGTGCCGCTGACG GTCTCCATACCGACTCCAAAGGAAATGTTTACGCGGGCGTAGGTGACGGTGTTCATGTCTTTAGCCCGGATGGTCTTCTTATTGGAAAGATCTACCTCGGCGAAACCTCCGCCAACTTCAACTTTGCTGGTCACGGGCGTATGGTCATCTGCGCAGAGACACATCTGTACTATGTCACGCTTGGTGCATCAGGATGGGATCCTGAGGCGTAG
- a CDS encoding map kinase kinase kinase mkh1, putative produces the protein MSHHPQLSVSTGSAGAGPSTPTLPRRPQGARRRGVMPGLFIANPDNSDEENSPPKAGSQRSSSGVSPISVSSSSGRGGPSSVSIPQPASPSHSIKERGSLPYPSIPAPQSSPLPSISAFPSPQPLIPTPSPAPIAYGHTPEISSGPPQPPPQPQRHLQRAFTTATPENAPRLLPEPRSSSTGTTSFHQQVNNSPSRALPSLPSPITRQSTMPSPVSQSPSTSHGQPYSAPPAYHPHDPTRVASPDDVMSPATGSEHGSIMSAGIGHRNRSASVQGQQVRLQVTTDNEAFHLVDITGINTAEGIREKVFSKLRIRDEDYPTLSMYRTEIGEPADETPILPAALLNICRTLGDSRASLKFLVKQTDVPPSSAASVIPPVSQTDYHPFRAASDPRRAGVPPITTDLPNPVLYRVSSRHSKEGSVSSASGEVLNRGELSASDWSDLGHEAEDWSGPGLSRSTRKSVLQNAGVRLSTSTGGSRSPVTEHSASLGTSSPALPTPPIPPHSTSLQAGEPSIHSSPSSRPSSRHYEFNELSLPPQFDHFKPSNAISVFPRPGTPISDSYQNENAFAGPSRPVMNQEQGSQGLGLTLDDDIDPETRALIEQFQREEQEAQKKEEERRRQLEADEELAKREQQSERELWEMMQQMQKEQRQREQAQIAEDEARARQVEEEQRQEEEQRQALEAARTAWEAEQREQRDQREQREQQESRFHTFEKDRRQRQQFFQNRARMGAPLDDSATWESTWMVGPSAEGSLSSRRPSEGRMPMVQTSAPRTSQTQSPALPPRQSSQPIYQPSQSQYLPDFAYSHRRPSGFPNTSYAETSHAQERLHDPRLQQATGRAPAPGQRGGTSNTPRPESQRLRHPFSYAAHEPSNERLQAPALSTARSVDNLRMTNGPLGMTSRQSQVYGPPRTSITPAPGFAEHRNIQPASATATSYRSPSSDRARDGRYPEPLHSSSRVATPMAPAIIDTGLVPFPSPHPNSAASSNSWRGHTPQFNSLPRSARGPTFDITRPNTVHYDRSPPPPTSPETAIPPRRPSTYYDEFHPPDTARTIVEDGATIRRPSSPFPWGDRARSGNASTPYRTASPVPVDQPRTSETNTFDDTDSQLPYAHNASPQSSWLSVSRAGAHRSDSDTLSVAGTVSSEATVRPGKGMGEDNDTNSGDTAKAGQWDRHLKEMIAKMGPGGGEGTVRPRKEEEEDEATLFITPPVRAPETSSSRTNAIRPSPSKPNLIVNTASLSQQAYDQVNPVLSASTPSDSATESEGTGEGDGEIEGSNIKRGKSFARPRDPNQWNFRPEPEQLYENLDRVFPQIDLDRPIVQGAESTPSTPGIESPSRVEIIGGLPLPAGAAPGRQGGPQAGSGPLGRAPQATGPSSAPTGAFNRSKFNKAENRRSIRVVADHKRRTLQRQVSRHEDLPPEYDVGAEEVNSAMDDQVVDPRSEEQRKKDNRRSSSMWDHKLVEVTRFARAQANREADIPESPASDGKPGTVNWVKGELIGKGSYGRVYIALNVTTGDMMAVKQVELPATEIERHDSRQQGMVKALRDEIELLKGLEHKNIVAYLGYETSPEYLSIFLEYVPGGTIASIYRTPNQARFEPQLVRFFTEQILEGLAYLHSKNIWHRDLKGDNILVDAQGICKISDFGISKQTADAYDSFGQATNMKGSVFWMAPEVIHSYSERSYSGKVDIWSLGCVVLEMWSGKRPWGDMEQFAAMFELFNKRSRPPLPPDINLSSVALDFLNEKCLATDPRNRPMARDLLQHEFIKNRDLTWTFKDSKIGKAVAKRGAKRPQA, from the exons ATGTCTCATCACCCGCAGCTCTCAGTTTCGACTGGGTCTGCCGGTGCTGGGCCATCCACTCCGACGCTCCCTCGTCGTCCTCAAGGTGCGCGTCGGCGCGGTGTTATGCCTGGACTATTCATCGCAAACCCTGACAActctgatgaggaaaacTCTCCGCCCAAAGCTGGGAGTCAGAGATCATCGTCAGGAGTATCACCTATCAGTGTCTCATCGAGCTCCGGCAGAGGTGGTCCAAGTTCAGTATCCATTCCTCAGCCAGCATCGCCATCGCATAGTATCAAAGAACGAGGGAGCTTGCCTTATCCTTCAATTCCTGCACCTCAATCTTCCCCTTTACCTTCTATATCGGCATTCCCAAGTCCACAGCCGTTGATACCGACGCCATCGCCTGCGCCAATAGCATATGGTCACACCCCAGAAATATCGTCAGGACCACCACAGCCGCCCCCTCAACCGCAGCGGCATCTTCAACGGGCGTTTACAACAGCAACTCCGGAAAATGCACCTCGACTCCTCCCAGAACCTCGTTCTTCAAGCACAGGTACAACGTCATTCCATCAACAGGTTAACAACTCTCCATCGCGTGCTCTTCCCTCATTACCATCACCCATCACGCGGCAGTCTACCATGCCTTCTCCTGTATCCCAATCCCCATCAACCTCGCATGGACAACCATAttctgctcctcctgcGTATCATCCCCATGATCCAACAAGAGTGGCAAGCCCTGACGATGTGATGAGCCCTGCCACTGGCAGCGAACATGGGAGTATCATGAGTGCGGGAATAGGGCATAGAAATCGGTCGGCTTCAGTGCAGGGGCAACAGGTCAGACTGCAAGTGACGACTGATAACGAGGCGTTTCATCTGGTAGATATCACAGGAATAAATACTGCTGAAGGTATACGTGAAAAAGTATTCTCGAAA CTGCGTATCCGAGATGAAGATTACCCAACTCTGTCGATGTATCGTACTGAAATTGGAGAACCGGCAGATGAAACACCTATATTACCTGCTGCTCTTCTTAACATTTGCCGCACCCTAGGAGACTCTCGAGCTAGCCTCAAATTCCTAGTCAAGCAAACCGATGTTCCACCATCATCCGCCGCATCTGTCATTCCACCCGTCTCTCAGACCGATTATCATCCTTTTCGCGCCGCATCGGATCCCCGACGTGCAGGGGTTCCCCCAATAACGACGGATTTGCCTAATCCAGTGCTTTACCGTGTCTCAAGTCGTCACtcaaaagaagggagtgtAAGTAGTGCCAGCGGAGAAGTGCTTAATCGGGGGGAGCTGAGTGCCAGTGACTGGAGCGATCTGGGACATGAAGCAGAGGACTGGTCAGGGCCCGGCTTGTCAAGGAGCACAAGGAAATCTGTCTTACAGAATGCGGGTGTGCGACTATCGACTTCAACGGGTGGATCGAGATCACCGGTTACAGAACACTCGGCTTCTTTGGGCACGAGCTCTCCAGCTTTGCCCACACCACCTATACCTCCTCATTCCACCTCATTACAGGCTGGCGAGCCTTCCATTCATTCTTCCCCGTCTAGTCGACCGTCTAGCAGACATTACGAGTTTAATGAACTTTCTTTGCCTCCGCAATTCGATCACTTTAAGCCTTCTAATGCTATATCTGTCTTTCCTCGTCCTGGAACGCCAATCAGTGACTCATATCAAAACGAAAACGCATTTGCCGGTCCTAGTCGTCCAGTAATGAATCAAGAGCAAGGTAGCCAAGGACTCGGACTtactttggatgatgacatTGACCCAGAGACTCGCGCTTTGATAGAGCAATTCCAAAGGGAGGAACAGGAGGcgcaaaagaaggaggaagagaggagaaggcagctcgaagcagatgaagagttGGCAAAGAGAGAGCAGCAGAGCGAAAGAGAACTGTGGGAGATGATGCAGCAAATGCAAAAGGAGCAAAGGCAGAGAGAACAAGCACAAATCGCCGAAGATGAAGCCAGAGCT AGGCAGGTAGAGGAGGAAcagagacaagaagaagagcagagaCAAGCGCTAGAAGCAGCCCGTACGGCATGGGAGGCGGAGCAGCGGGAACAAAGGGATCAACGAGAGCAGCGAGAGCAACAGGAAAGTCGGTTTCATACATTTGAGAAAGATAGGCGGCAAAGACAGCAGTTCTTTCAGAACAGAGCTAGGATGGGGGCTCCTTTGGATGACTCCGCGACATGGGAGTCTACTTGGATGGTCGGCCCTTCAGCTGAAGGGTCTCTCTCGTCAAGAAGGCCCTCAGAGGGACGAATGCCCATGGTGCAGACATCGGCGCCAAGGACCAGTCAGACTCAGTCGCCAGCGCTACCGCCACGGCAAAGCAGTCAGCCTATCTACCAGCCATCGCAGTCCCAGTATCTGCCGGATTTCGCCTACTCTCACCGCCGACCATCTGGATTTCCCAATACTTCTTACGCTGAAACATCGCATGCTCAAGAGCGACTACATGATCCCCGCTTACAACAGGCAACGGGACGTGCACCAGCTCCGGGGCAGCGCGGAGGGACATCCAATACCCCTCGCCCGGAATCTCAGCGACTTCGCCATCCTTTCAGCTACGCTGCTCATGAACCAAGTAATGAGCGTCTTCAAGCTCCTGCACTGTCCACCGCTAGATCTGTGGATAATTTGAGGATGACCAACGGGCCACTTGGTATGACTTCACGTCAAAGTCAGGTTTACGGGCCTCCCAGAACATCAATCACCCCTGCTCCAGGATTCGCAGAGCACCGCAATATTCAACCTGCATCCGCTACCGCAACATCGTATCGGAGTCCATCATCGGACAGAGCCAGAGATGGAAGGTATCCGGAACCCTTGCATTCTTCGTCTAGGGTGGCGACACCCATGGCACCAGCCATAATTGATACAGGTCTTGTACCATTCCCGTCACCGCATCCGAACAGCGCGGCATCTTCGAATTCATGGCGGGGCCACACACCGCAGTTTAATTCTCTACCAAGATCAGCTCGTGGTCCAACATTCGATATCACACGACCCAATACTGTCCATTACGACCgctctccgcctcctcccacCTCGCCTGAAACAGCAATTCCCCCTCGCCGACCTTCTACGTATTACGACGAATTTCACCCTCCAGACACTGCCCGCACTATCGTCGAAGATGGTGCAACTATTCGTCGACCGTCATCTCCATTCCCTTGGGGTGATCGAGCTAGAAGCGGTAATGCATCAACTCCATACCGTACCGCATCACCTGTCCCAGTCGATCAACCCAGGACCAGTGAGACAAATACATTTGACGACACCGACTCACAGTTGCCCTATGCTCATAACGCAAGCCCTCAATCCTCCTGGTTGTCAGTTTCGAGGGCTGGTGCTCATCGGAGCGACTCTGATACTTTGTCAGTAGCCGGCACAGTCAGCAGCGAGGCGACAGTTCGGCCAGGAAAGGGCATGGGTGAAGACAACGACACAAATTCGGGAGACACGGCTAAGGCTGGGCAATGGGACAGACAtctgaaggagatgattgcGAAAATGGGACCaggaggcggagaaggGACGGTGAGaccaaggaaggaggaagaagaagatgaagcaaCGCTGTTTATCACGCCGCCTGTCCGGGCACCAGAAACGTCCTCATCTCGCACAAACGCGATACGTCCATCACCTTCGAAACCTAATCTCATCGTCAACACTGCTTCTTTGAGTCAGCAGGCATATGATCAAGTCAACCCTGTACTTTCGGCCAGCACGCCATCAGATAGCGCAACGGAGTCTGAAGGCACAGGtgaaggtgatggtgaaATTGAGGGGTCCAACATTAAGCGCGGCAAATCTTTTGCCCGCCCCAGAGACCCCAATCAATGGAACTTCCGTCCGGAGCCCGAGCAACTGTATGAAAATCTCGACAGGGTTTTCCCGCAGATTGATTTGGATAGACCCATTGTGCAAGGAGCTGAGTCGACACCGTCAACACCCGGGATTGAGTCGCCGAGTCGAGTGGAGATCATTGGCGGGCTGCCGTTGCCCGCAGGTGCAGCACCTGGTAGACAAGGTGGCCCCCAGGCTGGGTCAGGACCTTTAGGTAGGGCCCCTCAAGCAACAGGGCCTTCTTCGGCACCTACTGGAGCGTTCAATAGATCAAAATTCAACAAAGCGGAGAATCGCCGGTCGATCCGAGTTGTTGCCGATCACAAACGCCGCACCCTTCAACGTCAGGTATCCCGACACGAAGACCTTCCACCAGAATACGACGTCGGTGCTGAAGAGGTCAACTCTGCCATGGATGATCAGGTTGTGGACCCCAGAAGTGAGgagcagagaaagaaggacaaCAGGCGAAGCTCGAGCATGTGGGATCATAAGCTGGTGGAAGTTACGAGATTCGCGCGAGCTCAGGCCAACCGCGAAGCTGATATCCCTGAGTCACCTGCCTCTGATGGCAAGCCTGGCACTGTAAACTGGGTTAAGGGCGAGCTTATCGGGAAAGGCTCTTATGGTAGGGTGTATATCGCGCTCAATGTCACAACGGGAGATATGATGGCGGTCAAACAGGTCGAATTGCCGGCCACAGAAATTGAAAGGCATGACTCAAGGCAGCAAGGGATGGTCAAAGCGTTGAGGGATGAGATCGAATTGCTGAAGGGTTTAGAGCATAAGAACATTGTGGCGTATCTGG GATACGAGACAAGCCCCGAGTATTTGTCCAT TTTCCTTGAATATGTTCCCGGTGGTACTATTGCCTCGATTTACCGCACCCCTAACCAAGCCCGTTTCGAGCCTCAGCTCGTCAGATTCTTCACTGAACAGATTCTAGAAGGGTTAGCTTACTTGCATTCGAAGAATATTTGGCATCGA GATCTCAAAGGTGATAACATCTTGGTGGATGCACAGGGCATATGTAAGATTTCAGATTTTGGTATTTCTAAACAGACAG CCGATGCCTATGACTCCTTTGGTCAAGCTACCAACATGAAAGGCTCCGTCTTTTGGATGGCACCTGAGGTTATTCACTCTTATTCCGAACGCTCATACTCCGGAAAGGTTGATATCTGGAGTTTGGGATGTGTTGTCCTTGAGATGTGGTCTGGAAAGAGGCCTTGGGGTGACATGGAGCAATTTGCTGCGATGTTTGAG CTCTTCAACAAACGATCTAGGCCTCCCCTTCCGCCTGATATTAATCTTTCTTCTGTTGCTCTCGATTTCCTCAACGAAAAGTGTCTTGCTACAGACCCTCGCAATCGCCCCATGGCGCgcgaccttcttcaacatgAATTCATAAAAAATAGGGACCTGACTTGGACTTTCAAGGACAGCAAAATTGGGAAAGCTGTCGCGAAGAGGGGAGCGAAACGACCCCAGGCATGA
- a CDS encoding mitochondrion protein, putative: protein MPFRTFIPGLSLRLRPQVRLQSPRSTKSYTTVEAHIPHGHAHHAHRAQRVPYKKPSALRKWGVRFALAIAFPTTYILGAAFPPQLVLLIFPRFSPPPPHKDSARGKAHTNDVEGCMQGLQLVEMMRKEIQGGAEWYETRPYDKYDPQKVHNSLTAGTLRGPGKLAIPPILFAKKDESEAIAIIHLGRALCGHDGIVHGGLLATVMDETLGRNALLNLPSRIGVTANLNINYRSPCMADQFVVVRTKVVELKGRKCVAEAKMETLSGETVADAKALFIEPKWAQFLASSGVTEAMGRPIPQPENAPGLMDGQVEKIV, encoded by the exons ATGCCCTTCAGAACTTTCATCCCAGGCCTCTCCCTTCGCCTTCGTCCACAGGTCAGGCTGCAATCGCCCCGTTCAACGAAGAGCTATACCACAGTTGAAGCCCACATCCCCCACGGCCATGCTCACCATGCTCATCGTGCTCAGCGAGTCCCATATAAGAAGCCCTCCGCGCTGAGAAAGTGGGGTGTCCGCTTTG CCCTGGCCATTGCCTTTCCAACTACATACATCCTCGGAGCTGCGTTTCCCCCGCAGCTAGTGCTCTTGATCTTCCCCCGCTTCTCGCCCCCGCCTCCGCACAAGGACAGTGCGAGGGGCAAGGCGCACACGAATGACGTGGAAGGGTGCATGCAGGGGCTCCAGCTGGTGGAAATGATGCGAAAGGAGATCCAGGGAGGCGCAGAATGGTACGAAACTA GACCTTATGACAAGTACGATCCTCAGAAGGTGCACAACTCGCTCACTGCCGGCACCCTCCGTGGTCCCGGTAAACTCGCAATCCCTCCTATTCTTTTtgccaagaaggatgaatCAGAAGCAATCG ccatcatccatcttggTAGAGCACTCTGCGGCCACGACGGTATCGTACACGGTGGTCTTCTCGCTACTGTGATGGATGAGACGCTTGGCCGCAACgccctcctcaaccttccgTCCCGTATCGGTGTCACTGCAAACTTGAACATCAACTATCGTTCCCCTTGTATGGCTGATCAATTTGTTGTCGTGAGGACCAAGGTGGTCGAattgaagggaaggaaatgtGTCGCCGAAGCCAAGATGGAAACACTGAGCGGGGAGACTGTGGCTGACGCCAA GGCGCTCTTCATTGAGCCCAAATGGGCCCAGTTCCTTGCTTCCTCTGGAGTCACCGAAGCGATGGGGCGACCAATCCCTCAGCCTGAAAATGCTCCTGGACTGATGGATGGCCAagttgagaagattgtGTAA
- a CDS encoding ammonium transporter, putative, with the protein MVNVTYTDSSSDMIYTADDGTQYLYNLGDMSFVIAAMALVWIMVPGVGLFYSGLLRRKNALSMIFLSMAGVAVGSFQWFFWGYSLAFSDTGSKYIGDLRYFGLKGVLAEPSAGSDRIPALLFCVYQCMFCLITGVLAIGGFAERSRIGPVMVFLFCWLTLVYCPLACWTWNPNGWSFVMGGLDFAGGTPVHISSGTASLAIALYLGKRRGYGTERLAYKPHNTAFVVIGTVFLWFGWFGFNGGSALSANLRAVQACIVTNLSASVGGLVWMFLDYRLERKWSAVGFCSGAISGLVGITPAAGYVGSPAALAIGAITAIACNFATKLKFLIGVDETLDVFASHGIGGMVGCFLTGLFAQGSVAGFDGITDIPGGWVSHYWIQAGYQMADLTAGFAYTFVMTTIICWLLHFIPGLRLRASEEAEIIGIDDAYLGEFAYDYVGTDPELRLHRIDSKPQFTSGDVIAEVSASNGHESSTTEKVDPHATGNAAAGGGRVDV; encoded by the exons ATGGTCAACGTGACCTATACAGACTCGTCTTCGGACATGATTTACACTGCCGACGATGGCACTCAGTATCTTTACAATCTCGGTGACATGTCTTTCG TCATCGCCGCCATGGCCCTCGTCTGGATCATGGTTCCCGGTGTCGGTCTCTTTTACTCTGGCCTGTTAAGACGGAAGAATGCATTATCAATGATCTTCCTGTCTATGGCTGGTGTTGCCGTCGGGTCTTTCCAGTGGTTCTTCTGGG GTTACTCACTTGCTTTTTCTGATACTGGTTCCAA ATACATTGGCGACTTGCGATACTTTGGTCTGAAGGGAGTTCTCGCAGAGCCTTCTGCCGGTTCTGACCGAATCcctgctcttctcttctgtgTCTACCAATGCATGTTCTGC CTTATCACTGGTGTCCTCGCCATTGGTGGTTTCGCTGAACGGTCTCGTATCGGTCCCGTTAtggtcttcctcttctgctggCTCACCCTCGTCTACTGCCCTCTCGCTTGCTGGACATGGAACCCCAACGGCTGGTCTTTTGTCATGGGCGGTCTCGACTTTGCTGGTGGGACCCCCGTTCACATCTCTTCTGGTACTGCCTCTCTGGCTATCGCCTTGTACCTCGGCAAGCGTCGAGGCTACGGCACTGAACGACTCGCCTACAAGCCCCACAACACTGCTTTCGTTGTTATCGGCACCGTTTTCCTCTGGTTCGGTTGGTTCGGCTTCAATGGTGGTTCCGCTCTTTCTGCCAACTTGAGGGCTGTTCAGGCTTGTATCGTCACCAACCTTTCTGCCTCTGTCGGTGGTTTGGTCTGGATGTTCTTGGACTACAGGCTTGAACGCAAATGGTCCGCTGTTGGCTTCTGCTCCGGTGCTATTTCTGGTTTGGTCGGTATCACCCCTGCTGCTGGCTACGTCGGTTCCCCAGCTGCTCTTGCCATCGGTGCGATTACCGCCATCGCCTGTAACTTTGCCACCAAGCTCAAGTTTCTCATTGGCGTTGATGAGACTCTCGATGTCTTTGCTTCTCACGGGATTGGCGGCATGGTCGGTTGCTTCCTTACCGGTCTCTTCGCCCAAGGTTCTGTGGCCGGCTTTGACGGTATCACCGATATCCCCGGTGGCTGGGTCAGCCATTACTGGATACAGGCTGGTTACCAGATGGCCGATTTGACCGCTGGTTTCGCTTACACCTTTGTCATGaccaccatcatctgctGGTTACTTCACTTCATCCCTGgattgaggttgagggCTAGCGAAGAGGCCGAAATCATCGGTATTGACGATGCTTACCTCGGCGAATTTGCTTACGACTATG TTGGCACAGATCCCGAGCTCCGTCTTCACAGAATTGACTCCAAGCCCCAATTCACTTCAGGGGACGTTATTGCTGAAGTTTCTGCCAGCAACGGGCATGAGTCTAGCACCACCGAAAAGGTTGACCCTCACGCGACGGGTAACGCCGCTGCAGGTGGTGGACGTGTCGATGTTTAA
- a CDS encoding cytoplasm protein, putative, producing the protein MRGEVEKKGGLAGSFLSLPVYSLQSIVSSYIPPFSMSISTPNKRSTPPELQPLVSRTTGGTTPTSSSSFSSFRDKMVRALSPNRDSGGEVRGGRRPSWGATMSLAEERGRQPGHVVSTGRGGAGNLVAHAIPDDDFVPGAERGRELSPHPNANEHVTRSGRGGAGNIRPSSHSRTREDIKQEAEEDALQEQLIADARGRQAEQAFSTGRGGVGNISRSRSRSKARTPRGESSTRRETSALGLGRRTTRDAVTTGRGGFGNISEEKEKNSIELEKEAARDQYEANVLAKYTTNEAAHPHAYATGKGGAGNVVTPAAHSVEPDVAALSLEDREEREAHAKVHANETGQWVPSGRGGAGNMHHRTNDNSHSPAQDERGRDAHKGGVLGNVLRSFSRAAGRDKSSEGRAKD; encoded by the exons ATGAGGGGCGAggtggaaaaaaaaggaggtTTAGCAGGGTCATTCTTGAGTCTACCAGTCTACAGTCTACAGTCTATAGTATCCTCGTATATACCACCTTTCAGCATGTCGATCTCGACTCCAAATAAAAGGTCAACGCCCCCCGAGTTACAGCCCCTTGTCAGCCGGACGACGGGCGGGACGACGCCGACATCGAGCTCGTCGTTCAGCTCTTTCCGCGACAAGATGGTGCGGGCGCTGAGTCCGAATAGGGATAGCGGCGGGGAGGTCAGAGGGGGGAGAAGGCCTAGCTGGGGAG CAACCATGTCCCTAGCTGAAGAACGCGGCCGCCAGCCAGGCCATGTC GTGTCCACAGGCCGCGGCGGCGCTGGCAACCTCGTAGCCCACGCCATCCCCGACGACGATTTCGTACCCGGTGCTGAACGCGGCCGTGAGCTGTCGCCACACCCAAACGCCAACGAGCAT GTGACCCGTTCTGGCCGCGGAGGCGCAGGCAACATCcgtccttcctcccacTCACGCACCCGCGAGGACATCAAGCAAGAGGCCGAGGAGGACGCGCTCCAGGAACAGCTCATTGCCGATGCGCGCGGTCGTCAGGCCGAGCAGGCGTTCTCCACCGGACGTGGTGGCGTTGGGAACATCTCCAGGAGCAGGAGTAGGTCCAAGGCGAGGACGCCGAGGGGTGAGAGCTCGACTCGCCGAGAGACAAGTGCGCTTGGGCTcgggaggaggacgacgaggGACGCGGTCACCACCGGAAGGGGAGGGTTCGGCAACATCtcggaagaaaaggagaagaactCGATCGAGCTCGAAAAG GAGGCTGCCCGAGACCAGTACGAAGCCAATGTCCTCGCCAAGTACACCACCAACGAAGCTGCCCACCCGCACGCATACGCGACAGGTAAAGGCGGCGCCGGCAACGTCGTGACCCCTGCTGCTCACTCTGTCGAGCCTGATGTAGCCGCTTTGAGCTTGGAGGAtagggaggagagagaggcaCATGCCAAAGTGCATGCCAACGAGACGGGGCAATGGGTGCCTTCCGGAAGAGG TGGGGCCGGGAATATGCACCACCGCACCAATGACAACTCGCATTCCCCGGCGCAGGACGAACGTGGGCGTGATGCCCACAAGGGCGGAGTGCTAGGTAACGTCCTAAGGAGCTTTAGTCGTGCCGCCGGACGAGACAAGAGCAGTGAAGGCCGAGCCAAGGACTGA